In Pseudonocardia sp. C8, one genomic interval encodes:
- the glgA gene encoding glycogen synthase has translation MRVGLLTREYPPAVYGGAGVHVGHLVPALRELVDVDVHCFAEPGSDAPADARAHSAPPLPDGANAALTTLGVDLSMAAELERCDVLHSHTWYANMAGHIGGLLHGRPHVVTAHSLEPLRPWKAEQLGGGYRLSSWVERTAYEAADAVIAVSHGMRRDVLAAYPAIDPERVHVVHNGIDTGFYAPDPARDALVENGVDPDRPIVVFVGRITRQKGLRHLVAAAHRFDPAAQVVLCAGAPDTPEIAAETERAVSELAASRTGVVWIQRMLRTTEVRQLLSAATVFVCPSVYEPLGIVNLEAMACGTAVVASDVGGIPEVVADGETGLLAHYDPADTDAFEKALAEGVNALVADPDRAATMGERGRERAVAEFAWAEMARRTVEVYESVA, from the coding sequence GTGCGCGTCGGCCTGCTCACCCGTGAATACCCGCCCGCCGTCTACGGCGGCGCCGGAGTCCATGTCGGGCATCTCGTGCCCGCGCTGCGCGAGCTCGTCGACGTCGACGTGCACTGCTTCGCCGAGCCGGGCAGCGACGCCCCGGCGGACGCCCGGGCGCACTCCGCGCCGCCGCTGCCGGACGGCGCCAACGCGGCCCTGACGACCCTCGGCGTGGACCTGTCGATGGCCGCCGAGCTGGAGCGCTGCGACGTCCTGCACTCGCACACCTGGTACGCCAACATGGCCGGCCACATCGGCGGGCTGCTGCACGGGCGGCCGCACGTCGTCACCGCGCACTCGCTGGAGCCGCTGCGGCCGTGGAAGGCCGAGCAGCTCGGCGGCGGGTACCGGCTGTCGTCCTGGGTGGAGCGGACGGCCTACGAGGCCGCGGACGCCGTCATCGCCGTCTCGCACGGGATGCGCCGCGACGTGCTGGCCGCCTACCCGGCGATCGACCCGGAGCGGGTGCACGTGGTGCACAACGGGATCGACACCGGGTTCTACGCCCCCGACCCGGCACGGGACGCGCTCGTCGAGAACGGCGTGGACCCGGACCGCCCGATCGTGGTGTTCGTCGGCCGGATCACCCGGCAGAAGGGGCTGCGGCACCTGGTCGCGGCGGCCCACCGGTTCGATCCCGCGGCGCAGGTGGTGCTCTGCGCGGGCGCCCCGGACACCCCGGAGATCGCGGCCGAGACCGAGCGTGCGGTGTCCGAGCTGGCCGCGTCACGCACCGGGGTCGTGTGGATCCAGCGAATGCTGAGGACCACCGAGGTGCGGCAGCTGCTGTCCGCGGCGACGGTGTTCGTGTGCCCGTCGGTGTACGAGCCGCTGGGCATCGTCAACCTGGAGGCGATGGCCTGCGGGACGGCGGTGGTCGCCTCCGACGTCGGCGGGATCCCGGAGGTCGTCGCGGACGGCGAGACCGGGTTGCTCGCGCACTACGACCCGGCCGACACCGACGCGTTCGAGAAGGCGCTCGCCGAGGGCGTCAACGCACTGGTGGCGGACCCGGATCGGGCGGCCACGATGGGAGAGCGGGGGCGGGAGCGCGCGGTCGCCGAGTTCGCCTGGGCGGAGATGGCGCGGCGGACGGTCGAGGTCTACGAGAGCGTGGCCTGA
- the glgC gene encoding glucose-1-phosphate adenylyltransferase, with protein sequence MRPTASGRLPGRVLGIVLAGGEGKRLWPLTADRAKPAVPFGGNYRLIDFVLSNLVNGGMDRLCVLTQYKSHSLDRHISTTWRLSSVLDQYITTVPAQQRLGRRWYTGSADAIYQSLNLVYDDQPEYIAVFGADHVYRMDPAQMISEHAESGAGVTVAGIRVPRAEAKAFGCIASDESGKITEFLEKPSEPPHVPDDPEVTFASMGNYVFTTEALLDTLRSDAANADSDHDMGGDIIPALVERGEAHVYDFADNVVPGATERDAGYWRDVGTIDAYYDAHTDLVSVHPIFNLYNQRWPIRTATPALPPAKFVEGGIAQDSIVGAGTIISGAIVRRSVISPNVSVQGGAEVSDSVVLPGARIGRGAVVRRAILDKNVVVPDGALIGVDLNLDRSRYTVSAGGVVVLGKGVTAQ encoded by the coding sequence ATGCGACCGACGGCGTCCGGGCGGCTCCCCGGGAGGGTTCTCGGCATCGTGCTGGCCGGCGGTGAGGGCAAGCGGCTGTGGCCGCTGACCGCCGACCGGGCCAAGCCGGCGGTCCCGTTCGGCGGCAACTACCGGCTCATCGACTTCGTGCTGTCCAACCTCGTCAACGGCGGCATGGACCGGCTGTGCGTGCTGACCCAGTACAAGTCGCACTCGCTCGACCGGCACATCTCGACGACCTGGCGGCTGTCGTCGGTGCTCGACCAGTACATCACCACGGTGCCGGCCCAGCAGCGGCTCGGCCGCCGCTGGTACACCGGCTCCGCCGACGCGATCTACCAGAGCCTCAACCTCGTCTACGACGACCAGCCCGAGTACATCGCCGTCTTCGGCGCCGACCACGTCTACCGGATGGACCCGGCGCAGATGATCTCCGAGCACGCCGAGTCCGGCGCCGGTGTCACCGTCGCCGGGATCCGGGTGCCCCGGGCCGAGGCGAAGGCGTTCGGCTGCATCGCCTCCGACGAGTCCGGGAAGATCACCGAGTTCCTGGAGAAGCCCTCCGAGCCGCCGCACGTCCCGGACGACCCCGAGGTCACGTTCGCCTCGATGGGCAACTACGTCTTCACCACCGAGGCGCTGCTCGACACGCTGCGCTCCGACGCCGCGAACGCCGACTCCGACCACGACATGGGCGGCGACATCATCCCGGCGCTCGTGGAGCGGGGCGAGGCGCACGTCTACGACTTCGCCGACAACGTCGTCCCCGGCGCGACCGAGCGGGACGCCGGTTACTGGCGCGACGTCGGGACGATCGACGCCTACTACGACGCGCACACCGACCTCGTCTCGGTGCACCCGATCTTCAACCTCTACAACCAGCGCTGGCCGATCCGGACCGCGACGCCGGCGCTGCCGCCGGCGAAGTTCGTCGAGGGCGGCATCGCGCAGGACTCGATCGTCGGCGCCGGGACGATCATCTCCGGGGCGATCGTGCGCCGGTCGGTGATCAGCCCGAACGTCAGCGTCCAGGGCGGGGCGGAGGTCTCCGACTCGGTCGTGCTGCCGGGCGCGCGGATCGGCCGGGGCGCCGTGGTGCGCCGGGCGATCCTGGACAAGAACGTCGTCGTCCCGGACGGCGCGCTGATCGGGGTCGACCTCAACCTCGACCGCAGCCGGTACACGGTGTCGGCCGGCGGCGTCGTCGTCCTCGGGAAGGGCGTCACCGCCCAGTAG
- a CDS encoding O-methyltransferase: MSTPAGAAAYADGYLTEDDALSGARALGTSAGAHPITPAGGAALSVLAATISARAVVEIGTGAGVSGLYLLRGMSSDGVLTTIDVDPELQRSARRTFLGAGYGPGRLRLINGMALDVLPRLTDGGYDLVVADAVPGEYPGYLAEAIRLLRPGGVLVLEGVLDGGRVAEDASADAPGTAALRETAALVRDDERLLSALLPVADGMLCAVRR, from the coding sequence ATGAGCACACCCGCGGGGGCGGCCGCGTACGCCGACGGCTACCTCACCGAGGACGACGCGCTGTCCGGCGCCCGGGCGCTCGGCACGTCCGCGGGCGCGCACCCGATCACCCCGGCGGGCGGGGCGGCGCTGTCCGTGCTGGCCGCGACGATCTCGGCCCGGGCGGTGGTGGAGATCGGCACCGGGGCCGGGGTGAGCGGGCTGTACCTGTTGCGGGGCATGTCCTCCGACGGCGTCCTGACCACCATCGACGTCGACCCGGAACTGCAGCGGTCGGCCCGCCGCACGTTCCTGGGCGCCGGGTACGGGCCGGGCCGGCTGCGGCTGATCAACGGGATGGCGCTCGACGTCCTCCCCCGGCTCACCGACGGTGGCTACGACCTCGTCGTCGCCGACGCCGTCCCGGGCGAGTACCCCGGCTACCTCGCCGAGGCGATCCGGCTGCTGCGGCCGGGTGGGGTGCTGGTGCTCGAGGGGGTGCTGGACGGTGGCCGGGTCGCCGAGGACGCCTCCGCGGACGCGCCGGGCACGGCGGCCCTGCGCGAGACCGCGGCCCTGGTCCGCGACGACGAGCGGCTGCTGTCCGCGTTGCTGCCGGTGGCGGACGGCATGCTGTGCGCCGTGCGCCGGTGA
- the sigE gene encoding RNA polymerase sigma factor SigE — MPAPGTDDDAPAGDAAAGTRPGEGADWTPPSWDEVVREHADRVYRLAYRLSGNPHDAEDLTQETFIRVFRSLASYKPGTFEGWLHRITTNLFLDMVRRRARLRMEGLPEDTDRLPGGGPEPETVFAINHLDPHLQAALDELPPDFRVAVVLCDVEGLSYEEIGATLGVKLGTVRSRIHRGRTALRASLERHRAAEAAGAPAGSVAGEHGTVAELVP, encoded by the coding sequence ATGCCTGCTCCTGGTACAGACGACGACGCCCCGGCCGGGGACGCCGCCGCCGGCACCCGACCCGGCGAGGGTGCCGACTGGACCCCGCCCAGCTGGGACGAGGTCGTCCGGGAGCACGCCGACCGCGTATACCGGCTGGCGTACCGGCTGTCCGGCAACCCGCACGACGCCGAGGACCTCACCCAGGAGACCTTCATCCGGGTGTTCCGCTCGCTCGCGTCGTACAAGCCGGGCACGTTCGAGGGCTGGCTGCACCGCATCACCACGAACCTGTTCCTCGACATGGTCCGCCGCCGGGCGCGGCTGCGGATGGAGGGGCTGCCCGAGGACACCGACCGGCTCCCGGGCGGCGGGCCCGAGCCGGAGACGGTCTTCGCGATCAACCACCTCGACCCGCACCTGCAGGCCGCGCTGGACGAGCTGCCGCCCGACTTCCGGGTCGCGGTCGTGCTGTGCGACGTCGAGGGCCTCTCCTACGAGGAGATCGGCGCCACCCTCGGGGTGAAGCTGGGGACGGTGCGCAGCCGCATCCACCGCGGGCGGACCGCGCTGCGGGCCTCGCTGGAGCGCCACCGCGCTGCCGAGGCCGCGGGTGCGCCCGCCGGATCGGTGGCAGGGGAGCACGGCACGGTGGCAGAGTTGGTTCCGTGA
- a CDS encoding zf-HC2 domain-containing protein, with amino-acid sequence MTDRRRFQVVPPDWGETHLTLEAVVAYVDDELASGPRDRANRHLQRCADCAAEVAEQRRARSALRGADAPTLPPSLMSSLRSIPQDTELPPPPAGLALTPEGELVSVLRPGAFDEADTRRSRRSRRVRFGTGAAVSGLALGALAFGLPAATTQEPAPAPGVPGPGSAAVARFATTPSPAATPAPAVRNAGLPPR; translated from the coding sequence GTGACCGATCGACGGCGTTTCCAGGTCGTCCCCCCGGACTGGGGGGAGACCCACCTGACGCTCGAGGCGGTCGTCGCGTACGTCGACGACGAGCTGGCATCCGGTCCGCGGGACCGGGCGAACCGGCATCTCCAGCGCTGCGCCGACTGCGCGGCCGAGGTCGCCGAGCAGCGGCGGGCCCGGTCGGCGCTGCGCGGGGCCGACGCCCCGACCCTGCCGCCGTCGTTGATGAGCTCGTTGCGCTCGATCCCGCAGGACACCGAGCTGCCCCCGCCGCCGGCCGGCCTGGCGCTCACGCCGGAGGGCGAGCTGGTCTCGGTGCTGCGTCCGGGCGCGTTCGACGAGGCGGACACCCGCCGGTCGCGGCGCTCACGGCGGGTGCGGTTCGGCACCGGTGCCGCCGTGTCCGGCCTCGCGCTCGGTGCGCTCGCGTTCGGGTTGCCGGCCGCGACGACGCAGGAGCCGGCGCCCGCGCCCGGTGTGCCGGGGCCCGGGTCCGCCGCCGTCGCCCGGTTCGCGACCACGCCCTCGCCGGCGGCCACCCCGGCCCCGGCCGTGCGCAACGCGGGCCTGCCGCCCCGCTGA
- a CDS encoding S1C family serine protease: protein MTETPDPRDGDGRDDGTAPVRLRPRPLDRTDPDPAERATFGRPAGVESSFAPPPSHTARDDGRSAAPPPTAAVARAFGRPSGDRAGLQRPPGSSPDGPATPGEQSREPFWPGGSPGDPWRDPGTPVVAAPPPRDADPAPGPVPDAPRLSVREVLFGRRVQPRALAILGALALGVGALGGVVGHWTASGASALTSPGAVLATAEEAKERPPGSVPDVAGRVLPSVVSLEVTVGNQAGNGSGVVIDPEGYVLTNDHVVAPATGPGQGTVEAVFADGSRLPATVVGTDPLTDLAVVKVPVANPTVAAIGRSAELAVGDAVVAIGSPFGLAGTVTTGIVSAVDRPVRLDPEGSGGDAVIDAVQTDAAINPGNSGGPLVDATGAVVGINTAIRSAGSAESGGEGGSIGLGFAVPIDDARAVAEELIRTGRVVHADLGVNARSVTDGTTDGAQVQNVVAGGPAAVAGIADGDVVVRVAGRAIAGADELVVAVREHEPGAQVPIELVRQGRPLTVTATLGQR, encoded by the coding sequence ATGACCGAGACCCCGGATCCCCGGGACGGTGACGGCCGGGACGACGGCACTGCCCCGGTCCGGCTGCGGCCCCGCCCGCTCGACCGGACGGACCCCGATCCCGCCGAGCGCGCCACGTTCGGCCGCCCCGCCGGGGTCGAGTCGTCGTTCGCCCCGCCGCCGTCCCACACCGCACGTGACGACGGCCGGTCCGCGGCGCCACCCCCCACCGCCGCGGTCGCCCGGGCCTTCGGGCGCCCGTCCGGGGACCGGGCCGGGCTGCAGCGCCCGCCGGGATCGTCCCCGGACGGGCCGGCCACCCCCGGTGAGCAGAGCAGGGAGCCGTTCTGGCCCGGCGGATCCCCCGGCGACCCCTGGCGGGACCCGGGGACCCCGGTCGTCGCCGCGCCCCCGCCCCGCGACGCCGACCCGGCACCGGGCCCGGTTCCGGACGCCCCGCGGCTGAGCGTCCGCGAGGTGCTCTTCGGCCGGCGGGTCCAGCCCCGGGCACTGGCCATCCTGGGCGCGCTGGCGCTCGGCGTCGGGGCGCTCGGCGGTGTCGTCGGGCACTGGACGGCGTCCGGCGCGAGCGCGCTGACCAGCCCCGGAGCGGTGCTGGCCACGGCGGAGGAGGCGAAGGAGCGGCCGCCCGGCTCGGTGCCCGACGTCGCGGGCCGGGTCCTGCCGTCGGTCGTCTCGCTGGAGGTGACCGTCGGGAACCAGGCAGGCAACGGCTCCGGTGTCGTCATCGACCCGGAGGGCTACGTCCTGACCAACGACCACGTCGTCGCCCCCGCCACCGGGCCCGGCCAGGGCACGGTCGAGGCGGTGTTCGCCGACGGGTCCCGGCTGCCCGCCACCGTGGTCGGCACGGACCCGCTGACCGACCTGGCCGTGGTGAAGGTGCCGGTCGCGAACCCGACCGTGGCCGCGATCGGCCGGTCGGCAGAGCTCGCCGTCGGCGACGCCGTCGTCGCGATCGGGTCGCCGTTCGGGCTGGCGGGCACGGTCACGACGGGCATCGTCTCGGCCGTCGACCGGCCGGTGCGGCTCGACCCGGAGGGCAGCGGCGGCGACGCGGTGATCGACGCCGTGCAGACCGACGCCGCGATCAACCCCGGCAACTCCGGCGGCCCGCTGGTGGACGCGACCGGCGCCGTCGTCGGGATCAACACCGCGATCCGCAGCGCCGGGAGCGCCGAGTCCGGCGGGGAGGGCGGCTCGATCGGGCTCGGGTTCGCGGTCCCGATCGACGACGCCCGCGCCGTCGCGGAGGAGCTGATCCGGACCGGCCGGGTCGTGCACGCCGACCTGGGCGTGAACGCCCGCTCGGTGACCGACGGGACGACCGACGGCGCCCAGGTCCAGAACGTCGTCGCCGGCGGCCCCGCGGCGGTGGCCGGGATCGCCGACGGCGACGTCGTCGTGCGGGTCGCGGGCCGGGCCATCGCGGGCGCCGACGAGCTCGTCGTCGCCGTCCGCGAGCACGAGCCGGGCGCGCAGGTCCCGATCGAGCTGGTGCGCCAGGGGCGCCCGCTCACCGTGACCGCGACGCTCGGGCAGCGCTAG
- the tatB gene encoding Sec-independent protein translocase protein TatB yields the protein MFENIGMWEILVLVVAGLFILGPERLPEAARWLGSAVRQVKEYATGAQNHLKSELGPEFDQIRQPLDDLRSLRSFNPRRAITRTLFDDGPSPSNGHAAGAAGAAAAGAASSTSSSTPAPAAPADPPPARPAPQPLAAGEQPPVDPDAT from the coding sequence GTGTTCGAGAACATCGGCATGTGGGAGATCCTCGTCCTCGTGGTCGCGGGTCTCTTCATCCTCGGCCCGGAGCGGCTCCCCGAGGCCGCCCGCTGGCTGGGCAGCGCCGTGCGCCAGGTCAAGGAGTACGCGACCGGCGCCCAGAACCACCTGAAGTCCGAGCTCGGCCCGGAGTTCGACCAGATCCGGCAGCCGCTCGACGACCTGCGCAGCCTGCGGTCGTTCAACCCGCGCCGGGCGATCACCCGGACCCTGTTCGACGACGGCCCGTCCCCGTCGAACGGCCACGCCGCGGGCGCTGCCGGAGCCGCGGCTGCCGGCGCGGCGTCGAGCACCTCGTCGAGCACCCCGGCACCGGCCGCTCCCGCGGACCCGCCCCCGGCCCGCCCCGCACCGCAGCCGCTGGCCGCGGGCGAGCAGCCCCCGGTCGACCCCGACGCCACCTGA
- a CDS encoding amidase: MSETTADLSATELLAGYRSGEISPVQATRDALDRITEHDRAVNAYCLVDADSALAQAKDSEARWQAGEPAGPLDGVPTSIKDMLLTVGWPTRKGSTTTSPDGPFEVDGPPVARVRAAGAVLLGKNTTPEFAWKGVTDSPLTGVTTNPWDPSKTAGGSSGGSAAAVGLGMGALSLGTDAGGSVRIPAAFTGTVAHKPTYGRVAHYPGSAFGTLAHVGPMTRTVADAALLFDVVAQPDTRDPWVFDAPRESAVERLAAGAEGLKIAFSPALGFVRVDPEIAALVADAVEVFTTLGATVETADPGFADPLEPFHTLWFSAAAKVLEPLGAEARRAMDPALVEIAEQGAGVSALDYLGAMAVRNELGTLMGAFHDEYDLLLTPTLPITAFDGGREVPEGWPHPRWTSWTPFTYPFNMTQQPATSVPCGFTSAGLPVGLQVVGPRHADARVLAAAHAYQEATGHHRRRPPLLG, encoded by the coding sequence GTGAGCGAGACGACGGCGGATCTCAGCGCGACCGAACTGCTCGCCGGCTACCGCTCCGGGGAGATCTCGCCGGTGCAGGCGACCCGGGACGCGCTGGACCGGATCACCGAGCACGACCGGGCGGTCAACGCGTACTGCCTGGTCGACGCGGACTCGGCGCTGGCCCAGGCCAAGGACTCCGAGGCCCGCTGGCAGGCCGGCGAGCCGGCCGGCCCGCTCGACGGCGTCCCGACCTCGATCAAGGACATGCTGCTGACGGTCGGCTGGCCGACCCGCAAGGGGTCGACCACGACGTCACCGGACGGCCCGTTCGAGGTCGACGGCCCGCCCGTGGCCCGGGTCCGCGCCGCCGGTGCGGTGCTGCTGGGCAAGAACACCACCCCCGAGTTCGCCTGGAAGGGCGTCACCGACTCGCCGCTGACCGGCGTCACCACGAACCCGTGGGACCCGTCGAAGACGGCGGGCGGCTCGTCCGGGGGCAGCGCCGCCGCGGTCGGGCTCGGGATGGGTGCGCTGTCGCTGGGCACCGACGCCGGCGGCTCGGTCCGCATCCCGGCCGCGTTCACCGGGACGGTCGCGCACAAGCCCACCTACGGCCGCGTCGCCCACTACCCCGGTTCGGCGTTCGGAACCCTCGCGCACGTCGGCCCGATGACCCGCACCGTCGCCGACGCCGCGCTGCTGTTCGACGTCGTCGCCCAGCCGGACACCCGCGACCCGTGGGTGTTCGACGCGCCGCGCGAGTCCGCCGTCGAGCGGCTGGCCGCCGGCGCGGAGGGCCTGAAGATCGCGTTCTCGCCGGCGCTCGGGTTCGTCCGGGTCGACCCCGAGATCGCGGCGCTGGTCGCCGACGCCGTCGAGGTGTTCACCACGCTCGGCGCGACCGTCGAGACCGCCGACCCGGGGTTCGCCGACCCGCTCGAACCGTTCCACACGCTGTGGTTCTCCGCGGCGGCGAAGGTCCTCGAACCGCTCGGCGCCGAGGCGCGACGGGCGATGGACCCCGCGCTCGTCGAGATCGCCGAGCAGGGCGCGGGGGTGTCCGCGCTCGACTACCTGGGCGCGATGGCCGTCCGCAACGAGCTCGGCACGCTGATGGGCGCCTTCCACGACGAGTACGACCTGCTGCTCACCCCGACGCTGCCGATCACGGCGTTCGACGGAGGCCGCGAGGTGCCCGAGGGCTGGCCGCACCCGCGCTGGACGTCGTGGACGCCGTTCACCTACCCGTTCAACATGACCCAGCAGCCGGCGACGTCGGTGCCGTGCGGGTTCACCTCCGCGGGACTGCCGGTGGGGCTGCAGGTCGTGGGTCCGCGGCACGCCGACGCCCGCGTGCTGGCCGCCGCGCACGCCTACCAGGAGGCGACCGGGCACCACCGGCGCCGACCGCCGCTGCTGGGCTGA
- a CDS encoding D-2-hydroxyacid dehydrogenase: protein MPVSAGQDPPVITVLHGADTPPGLESRIGDARLRLVSTADELAAALPGSDVLLTWDFTSDAVKQAWSADRAGDLRWVHTASAGVDRVAFPELLATPVTLTNSRGVFDRPMAEFVLGAVLAFAKDTAGSLRLQQQRRWQHRETETVAGKVATVVGGGPIGHAIAQLLGAAGLTVRLVGRRASDDVHGFDELPDLLPDTDHLVLAAPLTDATRGMLHAGTIALLPERARVINVGRGPLVVQDDLTEALRTGRIAGAALDVFEVEPLPEDSPLWAMENVLLSPHMSGDVVGWRDMLVDLFADNLERYRAGRELRNVVDKERGYVSSATGGNT from the coding sequence TTGCCGGTTTCCGCTGGTCAGGACCCACCTGTCATCACGGTGCTGCACGGCGCCGACACCCCGCCCGGCCTCGAGTCCCGGATCGGGGACGCCCGTCTCCGGCTCGTCTCGACCGCCGACGAGCTGGCCGCGGCACTGCCCGGCAGCGACGTGCTGCTCACCTGGGACTTCACCTCCGACGCGGTCAAGCAGGCCTGGAGCGCCGACCGGGCGGGCGACCTGCGCTGGGTGCACACCGCCAGCGCGGGCGTCGACCGGGTCGCCTTCCCGGAGCTGCTCGCCACGCCGGTCACGCTCACCAACTCGCGCGGGGTGTTCGACCGGCCGATGGCCGAGTTCGTGCTCGGCGCCGTGCTCGCGTTCGCCAAGGACACCGCCGGTTCGCTGCGGCTGCAGCAGCAGCGCCGCTGGCAGCACCGGGAGACCGAGACCGTCGCCGGGAAGGTCGCCACCGTCGTCGGAGGCGGGCCGATCGGGCACGCCATCGCGCAGCTGCTCGGCGCCGCCGGGCTGACCGTGCGGCTGGTCGGGCGGCGCGCCTCGGACGACGTGCACGGCTTCGACGAGCTCCCGGACCTGTTGCCGGACACCGACCACCTCGTGCTGGCCGCGCCGCTCACCGACGCGACCCGCGGCATGCTGCACGCCGGCACGATCGCGCTGCTTCCCGAACGGGCCCGGGTGATCAACGTCGGCCGCGGGCCCCTCGTCGTGCAGGACGACCTCACCGAGGCCCTGCGCACCGGCCGGATCGCCGGGGCCGCGCTCGACGTGTTCGAGGTCGAACCGCTGCCCGAGGACTCGCCGCTGTGGGCGATGGAGAACGTGCTGCTCTCCCCGCACATGTCCGGCGACGTCGTCGGCTGGCGGGACATGCTCGTCGACCTGTTCGCGGACAACCTGGAGCGCTACCGCGCGGGCCGGGAGCTGCGCAACGTCGTGGACAAGGAACGCGGGTACGTGAGCTCGGCGACCGGAGGGAACACGTGA
- a CDS encoding DUF3830 family protein yields MSKLIRIELAKRGVSCTAELLEKQAPRTSAAVWEALAGGPLGGDAQHAKYARNEVYTIVPRFGSRIGQENPTVTPIPGDVCYFDFHGGMLDAAFKDDQGIDADAGGIDLAIFYGRNNLLLNGDVGWVPGNVFATIVEGLDAMATACHDVWRSGSVGERLVYSRAS; encoded by the coding sequence GTGTCCAAGCTGATCAGGATCGAACTCGCCAAGCGCGGTGTCTCCTGCACCGCGGAGCTGCTGGAGAAACAGGCGCCGCGGACGTCGGCCGCGGTGTGGGAGGCGCTCGCCGGCGGCCCGCTGGGCGGCGACGCGCAGCACGCCAAGTACGCGCGCAACGAGGTCTACACGATCGTCCCGCGGTTCGGGTCACGGATCGGGCAGGAGAACCCGACGGTCACCCCGATCCCCGGCGACGTCTGCTACTTCGACTTCCACGGCGGCATGCTCGACGCCGCGTTCAAGGACGACCAGGGCATCGACGCCGACGCAGGCGGCATCGACCTGGCGATCTTCTACGGCCGCAACAACCTGCTGCTCAACGGCGACGTCGGCTGGGTCCCGGGCAACGTGTTCGCCACGATCGTCGAGGGGCTGGACGCGATGGCGACGGCCTGCCACGACGTCTGGCGCTCGGGCAGCGTCGGCGAGCGGCTCGTCTACTCGCGGGCGTCGTGA
- a CDS encoding maleate cis-trans isomerase, with protein sequence MSTVGILYPGYSAEDDYPRAEKLLTDGSRLPLVHTEMRVDAHRTDALIDIGGDDVLAEGARRVAEEAGPLDAIVWACTSGSFIFGPEGAARQVAELERAAGVPASSTSFAFVDACRRLGVSTVAVGATYPPDVAGAFVQFLTHHEISVLTVSARDIITAAEVGTLPTATVLDFAEAVSSDAPQADAVLLPDTALHTVEILDALDARVGKPVLTANQVSIWQGLRLAGSDIDRPGLGALFRKG encoded by the coding sequence ATGAGCACGGTCGGCATCCTGTACCCCGGCTACTCGGCCGAGGACGACTACCCGCGCGCCGAGAAGCTGCTGACGGACGGCAGCAGGCTCCCGCTGGTGCACACCGAGATGAGGGTGGACGCGCACCGCACCGACGCCCTCATCGACATCGGCGGCGACGACGTCCTCGCCGAGGGCGCCCGCCGGGTCGCCGAGGAGGCGGGCCCGCTCGACGCGATCGTGTGGGCGTGCACCTCGGGCAGCTTCATCTTCGGTCCGGAGGGCGCCGCCCGGCAGGTCGCCGAGCTGGAACGCGCGGCGGGCGTGCCGGCGTCGAGCACGTCGTTCGCGTTCGTGGACGCCTGCCGGCGGCTCGGCGTGTCGACGGTCGCGGTCGGCGCGACCTACCCGCCGGACGTCGCCGGGGCGTTCGTCCAGTTCCTCACCCACCACGAGATCTCGGTGCTCACAGTGTCGGCGCGCGACATCATCACCGCGGCGGAGGTCGGGACGCTGCCCACGGCGACCGTGCTGGACTTCGCCGAGGCCGTGTCGTCGGACGCGCCGCAGGCCGACGCGGTGCTGCTGCCGGACACGGCGCTGCACACCGTGGAGATCCTGGACGCGCTCGACGCCCGGGTCGGCAAGCCGGTCCTGACCGCCAACCAGGTCAGCATCTGGCAGGGCCTGCGGCTGGCGGGCTCCGACATCGACCGCCCCGGCCTGGGTGCACTGTTCCGGAAGGGGTGA
- a CDS encoding GntR family transcriptional regulator has product MDASELEPVSRRSTAEIVADRIRTAIMRGTFAPGTQLGEVDLAARLGVSRGPLREAMQRLVAEGLLRSERHRGLFVRELGPDDVRDVYLARTAVERAAALQVLAGDRRAAVVALEIPLGAMAAAAAAGDAVALADADHDFHAALVAASGSPRLRRMTEGLLVETRMCLAAFQKTAPPAPQLLAEHERLRDALRDGRSELLLDRLAAHMDDAVHRILAAMPGAA; this is encoded by the coding sequence CTGGACGCCTCGGAGCTGGAGCCGGTCAGCCGGCGGTCCACGGCGGAGATCGTCGCGGACCGGATCCGGACCGCGATCATGCGTGGCACGTTCGCGCCCGGGACCCAGCTCGGTGAGGTGGACCTGGCCGCACGGCTCGGCGTCAGCCGCGGGCCGCTGCGCGAGGCGATGCAGCGCCTGGTGGCCGAGGGCCTGCTGCGCAGCGAGCGGCACCGCGGGCTGTTCGTGCGCGAGCTGGGCCCGGACGACGTCCGCGACGTCTACCTGGCCCGCACCGCGGTCGAGCGGGCGGCCGCGCTCCAGGTCCTCGCCGGGGACCGCAGGGCCGCCGTCGTCGCGCTGGAGATCCCGCTGGGGGCCATGGCGGCGGCGGCCGCCGCCGGTGACGCGGTCGCGCTGGCCGACGCCGACCACGACTTCCACGCCGCGCTCGTCGCCGCGTCCGGGAGCCCGCGGCTGCGCCGGATGACCGAGGGGCTGCTGGTCGAGACCCGGATGTGCCTGGCCGCGTTCCAGAAGACGGCGCCACCGGCCCCGCAGCTGCTGGCCGAACACGAGCGGCTCCGCGACGCGCTGCGCGACGGGCGGAGCGAGCTGCTGCTGGACCGGCTGGCCGCGCACATGGACGACGCCGTGCACCGGATCCTGGCGGCGATGCCCGGCGCGGCGTGA